The following proteins are co-located in the Microbulbifer sp. VAAF005 genome:
- a CDS encoding adenosine deaminase, with amino-acid sequence MSIADLNFLKALPKAELHLHIEGSLEPELMFELSKRNNIEIPFSSIEEIKAAYKFHNLQSFLDIYYQGASVLIHERDFYDLTMAYLKRCREDNVVHTEIFFDPQTHTERGIDIGVVIKGINSALDDARNEWGISSHLILCFLRHLSEEEAIATLEAAKPYLNLIKGVGLDSSELGHPPRKFQKVFAMAKELGLERVAHAGEEGPADYIVEALDLLDVSRVDHGVRCVEDEALIERLKAENIPLTVCPLSNTALCVYDNMSQHPILSLLERGLCVTVNADDPAYFGGYVNKNYLALSESLGMTKEQAKKLALNSFKASYISEADKEKWAEAISAIETVAGV; translated from the coding sequence ATGTCCATTGCTGATTTGAACTTTTTGAAAGCACTGCCAAAAGCCGAGCTTCATCTCCATATCGAGGGTTCACTGGAACCGGAGCTAATGTTCGAGTTGAGCAAGCGCAACAATATTGAAATTCCCTTTTCCAGTATTGAGGAAATTAAAGCAGCCTATAAATTTCATAATTTACAGTCGTTCCTCGATATTTATTATCAAGGCGCTTCGGTCCTGATCCATGAGCGGGATTTTTATGATCTGACCATGGCTTATCTCAAGCGCTGTCGTGAAGACAATGTTGTCCACACAGAGATCTTCTTTGACCCCCAAACCCATACAGAGAGGGGCATTGATATCGGTGTGGTTATCAAGGGTATTAACAGTGCTCTTGATGATGCAAGAAATGAGTGGGGAATAAGTAGTCACCTTATTTTGTGCTTCTTACGCCACCTGAGTGAAGAGGAAGCAATTGCCACCTTGGAAGCGGCAAAACCATACCTGAACTTAATAAAAGGTGTAGGGCTGGACTCTTCTGAGCTGGGTCATCCACCCAGAAAATTTCAAAAAGTTTTTGCTATGGCCAAAGAGCTAGGGCTTGAGAGAGTTGCCCACGCCGGTGAAGAGGGACCTGCCGATTATATCGTAGAGGCTCTCGATCTTCTGGACGTGAGCCGTGTCGACCATGGGGTTCGCTGCGTTGAGGATGAAGCACTAATTGAGCGCCTGAAAGCAGAAAATATTCCCCTGACTGTTTGCCCGCTCTCCAATACCGCACTCTGTGTGTACGACAATATGAGCCAACACCCCATTTTGTCACTCCTCGAGCGCGGGCTGTGTGTCACGGTTAATGCAGATGATCCCGCTTACTTTGGCGGTTACGTGAATAAAAATTATCTGGCCCTTAGCGAAAGTCTGGGCATGACCAAAGAGCAGGCGAAAAAACTGGCCCTGAATAGTTTCAAAGCGAGCTACATTTCAGAGGCAGATAAAGAAAAGTGGGCGGAGGCAATATCAGCAATCGAAACGGTTGCTGGAGTTTAG
- a CDS encoding SDR family oxidoreductase, whose translation MSKVALITGTSTGLGQSLALQMVKQGFRVFATMRDLSKADQLINAAPQGAALEVMELDVTDSDSIQNCVDTIIRDAGHIDLLINNAGAGFVKTTEHASEEEIRWVTDVNYLGVVRCTKAVLPHMREARSGHVINISSVGGLVGQPFNELYCAAKFAVEGYTEAMASYINPAFNINFTAVEPGGIHSEFANNVLSQLEQSQGYPEDEYQGVFNQYIGGMRSRSPEKTAEIYQTCDQVVGVVLQVVQAEDPPIRVRTSSWANELCNFKIGLDDNGKKQQKMVVESFLPNI comes from the coding sequence ATGAGTAAGGTTGCCTTGATTACCGGGACTTCCACAGGGCTGGGGCAGAGTCTGGCGCTGCAAATGGTCAAGCAGGGGTTTAGGGTCTTTGCCACCATGAGAGATCTCTCCAAGGCCGACCAGCTGATAAATGCGGCTCCTCAGGGGGCGGCTCTCGAAGTGATGGAATTGGATGTAACAGATTCTGACAGTATTCAGAACTGCGTAGATACCATTATCCGGGATGCTGGGCATATCGATTTATTGATCAACAATGCTGGCGCTGGTTTTGTAAAGACCACTGAGCATGCCAGCGAAGAAGAGATACGCTGGGTGACGGATGTGAACTACCTCGGTGTAGTTCGCTGCACTAAAGCAGTTTTACCCCATATGCGCGAAGCTCGTAGTGGACACGTTATCAATATTTCGTCAGTGGGCGGGCTAGTTGGGCAGCCGTTCAATGAGCTGTATTGTGCGGCAAAATTTGCTGTTGAGGGTTATACAGAAGCCATGGCAAGTTATATAAATCCTGCCTTTAATATCAATTTTACCGCTGTCGAGCCCGGTGGTATCCACTCGGAGTTTGCCAATAATGTACTTTCGCAGTTGGAGCAGAGCCAGGGGTACCCCGAAGATGAATACCAGGGGGTCTTCAATCAGTATATTGGTGGTATGAGGTCTCGGAGCCCAGAGAAGACGGCAGAAATATATCAAACTTGTGACCAAGTAGTTGGCGTGGTTTTGCAGGTTGTACAGGCTGAGGATCCACCAATTAGAGTCAGGACATCCTCCTGGGCCAATGAACTGTGTAATTTTAAGATAGGCTTAGATGATAATGGGAAAAAACAGCAGAAAATGGTGGTCGAGAGTTTTTTGCCGAATATCTAG
- the fnr gene encoding fumarate/nitrate reduction transcriptional regulator Fnr — MSKASAAVSCSNCSVRRLCLPAGLEQADIDRLECVSRRKKVIKAGEPLYRAGDPFQSLYAIRSGSFKGVVIAADGDSQVTHFALPGELLGLDAYSSRLHPSYAVALEDSSVCLLPFDQLENLAQEVPALQQQIYSIFSEELRQENEVLMLLGKRSADARLAALLMNISSRYACRGYSPREFVLSMPRIDIADYLGLTAETISRIFSRFQREGLIKVSGRMIEILNIVALSDLAGTHLSYENDQ, encoded by the coding sequence ATGAGTAAGGCATCAGCAGCGGTAAGTTGCAGTAACTGTTCAGTCAGACGTTTATGTTTGCCTGCGGGGCTGGAACAAGCGGATATTGATCGGCTTGAGTGCGTTAGTCGTAGGAAAAAAGTGATTAAAGCGGGAGAGCCTCTTTATCGTGCAGGTGACCCGTTCCAAAGCCTCTATGCAATCCGCTCCGGAAGCTTTAAAGGCGTGGTTATTGCTGCAGATGGAGATTCTCAGGTAACCCATTTTGCCCTTCCTGGAGAGCTTCTAGGGCTCGATGCTTATAGTAGTCGGCTCCACCCGAGCTATGCAGTGGCCCTTGAAGATAGCAGTGTATGTCTTCTTCCATTCGATCAGTTGGAAAATCTCGCTCAGGAAGTTCCAGCTTTACAGCAGCAAATCTATAGCATCTTTTCTGAAGAGTTGCGCCAGGAGAATGAGGTTTTAATGCTGCTTGGTAAGCGTTCAGCGGATGCTCGTCTCGCTGCTTTACTTATGAATATATCCAGCCGTTATGCCTGCCGAGGTTACTCCCCTCGCGAATTTGTGCTTTCTATGCCTAGAATAGATATTGCCGACTATCTCGGATTAACGGCAGAAACGATAAGTCGTATATTTTCTCGTTTTCAGCGTGAGGGGCTGATAAAAGTTAGTGGTAGGATGATTGAGATTTTAAATATAGTTGCACTAAGTGATTTGGCGGGTACCCATCTTAGTTATGAGAATGATCAATGA
- a CDS encoding putative adhesin: MPVRELDLVKIFAPEGTNVGDAPNLVISAHGAATKEVFCSKGHGGDNLFFFAPHGYTLDDPGLENVVNGTAKYHEWVGKGKWCKNYTLSKFQGYHGSMAGQIFGRLTRRFITDGESYNDIQRVVDSAHKNNQFVERKKTELAKYDLSDPFQKSMYDAKSSSLETRMEANFLTIRNRHNQKNPTLVDVLNILHRNNLHYENIYCSFCRNELNFNNFVIGTPSWDSHKQKVSS, from the coding sequence ATGCCTGTTCGTGAACTTGATTTAGTTAAAATTTTTGCGCCTGAAGGTACCAATGTTGGGGATGCGCCGAACCTAGTCATCTCTGCCCACGGTGCCGCAACCAAAGAAGTTTTTTGTAGCAAGGGACATGGCGGTGATAATCTATTCTTTTTTGCCCCCCACGGTTATACGTTAGATGATCCGGGTCTGGAAAATGTAGTTAATGGGACCGCGAAATATCACGAGTGGGTTGGTAAAGGTAAATGGTGCAAAAACTATACTCTGAGTAAATTCCAGGGTTATCACGGATCTATGGCGGGGCAAATATTCGGTCGCCTAACGCGGCGATTCATTACTGATGGTGAAAGCTATAACGATATTCAGAGAGTTGTAGACTCGGCACATAAAAATAATCAATTTGTTGAGCGCAAGAAGACGGAGCTGGCAAAATATGATTTATCTGATCCGTTCCAAAAGTCTATGTACGATGCAAAATCCAGCTCGCTTGAAACCAGAATGGAAGCTAATTTTCTGACGATTCGAAATCGGCATAACCAAAAGAATCCGACACTGGTTGATGTGCTCAATATTCTGCATCGAAATAACTTGCATTATGAAAATATTTATTGCTCCTTCTGCCGCAATGAGCTGAATTTCAATAACTTTGTTATTGGTACACCTTCTTGGGATAGCCATAAGCAAAAAGTGTCTAGCTGA